A genomic region of Pseudomonas sp. RSB 5.4 contains the following coding sequences:
- the pyrE gene encoding orotate phosphoribosyltransferase, translating to MQAYQRDFIRFAIDRGVLRFGEFTLKSGRTSPYFFNAGLFNSGSALAQLGRFYAAAIAESGIPFDVLFGPAYKGIPLAATTAVALAEHHNRDLPWCFNRKEAKAHGEGGSLVGAPLTGEVLIIDDVITAGTAIREVMQIIASQDGAKAAGVLIALNRQERGNGELSAIQEVERDFGIPVISIVSLNQVLEFLADDPQLKQHLPAVEAYRAQFGV from the coding sequence ATGCAAGCGTATCAGCGCGATTTCATTCGTTTTGCCATCGATCGCGGCGTTTTGCGCTTCGGTGAGTTCACCCTGAAGTCCGGGCGCACCAGTCCCTACTTCTTCAATGCCGGCCTGTTCAACTCGGGTTCGGCCCTGGCGCAGCTGGGGCGTTTCTACGCGGCAGCCATCGCCGAAAGCGGCATTCCTTTCGACGTATTGTTTGGCCCGGCCTACAAAGGCATCCCGTTGGCAGCCACCACCGCCGTCGCGTTGGCCGAACACCACAACCGTGACCTGCCTTGGTGCTTCAACCGCAAGGAAGCCAAGGCTCACGGCGAAGGCGGCAGCCTGGTCGGCGCGCCGCTGACCGGTGAAGTGCTGATCATCGACGACGTGATCACTGCTGGCACCGCGATCCGCGAAGTGATGCAGATCATCGCGTCCCAGGACGGCGCCAAGGCCGCTGGCGTGCTGATCGCCCTGAACCGTCAGGAGCGTGGCAACGGTGAATTGTCGGCAATCCAGGAAGTCGAGCGTGACTTCGGTATTCCGGTGATCAGCATCGTTTCGCTGAACCAGGTGCTGGAATTCCTCGCCGACGACCCGCAGCTCAAGCAGCATCTGCCAGCCGTGGAAGCGTATCGGGCCCAGTTCGGCGTCTGA